The DNA window ATAAATCCCCAGGGCAGCGATCTTGGAAACGATCAGCTTCCACCTGCCGTTGATCTGTCCTCCAATATTCTTTAAGTACCCGCTGTTCATGTCAGCCGAAGAGAAAAGCACCGCGAAAATCGCCAAAAACACGGCCACAAACTTTCCCTGGATATTGGCGTACAAAATATCTGACAAGGTTACCTTCTCCCCCGGATCCGTGGGAAGTATCACCTGCATCCCTATCATTACCGCGTTTTCCCCATTTTCTTCCTGTTCCTGGTAGAACTGATGGTTTTCCGCCTGGATCTGCGTATCTTCATAATCGGTCTTGGACAGAGATGTGGTAAATACTATGAGCACCCCCATCACGATCCAGATCACATACAGGCTTTTGGTATGGAACATCCGATATAGATCCATTCTCACCGCATTAAGCATTTCCCTCACCTCCTGTCAGATTCAGAAAGTAAGTTTCCAGTTCTTCGCTGTTGATCCCGATGCCTTTCACCAGAATCCCTGCCTTGGCAAGCTCCATATTGATCCTGGCGCTCTCGTCCAGCCGCTCGAAGATCTGGATATGTTCTTTATCCGCGATCTGATAATCTTTAAATCCAAGCGCGTCCAGAACCGGAACCGCCTGTTTCGGCTGATCCAGCGTGATCTCAATCCGCTCACTGCAGCGTTTCATCAATTCCTCTCTGGTCAATTCCTGCAAAAGACTCCCCTGATGGATGATTCCGTAATCCGTTGCAATTTTAGACAATTCTTCCAGAATATGGCTGGATATGATGATCGTCATATTCCGCTCTTCATTTAATTTAAGGATGGTGTCCCGGACCTCCGCGATCCCCTGCGGGTCTAAGCCATTAATGGGTTCATCCAATACCAGGAGATCCGGTTCCCCTACCAGGGCAAGCGCAATGCCAAGCCTCTGTTTCATTCCAAGGGAAAATCGTTTCACCGGTTTTCTTCCGCAATCTTCCAAGCCAACAATTCTCAGAAGCTCTTCCACATATCCCTTTTTGTAGACTCCAAACAGTTTACACTTGATCCTCAGATTGGAAGCGGCGCTCATATTCCCGTATAATCCCGGCGCCTCGATCAGACATCCGATGCGGGAACGCAGTTCCCGCAAATCCTTCCCTTTCTTTCCAAACATCTCGATCTCACCCGCCGTCGGGCTTGCCAGGCCGCTGATCATCTTTAGAAACGTTGTCTTCCCGGCCCCGTTTCTTCCGATAAATCCATAGACCGCTCCCCGCTTTATATGAAGGCTGACCTGGTCAACCGCCCTCTGGTGCCCATACTTTTTCGTCAGGCCGCGGGTCCTAAGCAAAACATCACTCATCGTTCTTTCATCTCCTTCATTTTCTTATCTGCACACTCAGGATACAAAACAGACCCTAAAAAAACGCAAATAAAAAGTAAAAAAAGACTAAAGCCACCAGTTCCGCCATGCATTGTTTGGGAGCGGAAACCATGCTTGCATGGTTTTGCGAGCAGACATATGCATGAGTGGAGCGCCCGTATATGAGCAAACGTAGCCGGCAGGCCGGCGGAGAAGCCCCACCGGGGCGGTTTGCGAATGGGCGCGGGCGGAACTGGTGACCCTCTTTTAGTCCGCCGCCCGTATATGAGCAAACATAGCCGGCAGGCCGGCGGAGAAGCCCCACCGGGGCGGTTTGCGAATGGGCGCGGGCGGAGAAGCCTCTTATGAGTGAAGCCTGTATCCAATCCCCCACACTGTATCGATGTATTCTTTTTTTGAAACTTCTTTCAGCTTTTTACGGATATTACTGATATGCACGTCCAGCGTCTTGGTCTCTCCCATGTAAGGTTCCTGCCACGCATACTCAAAAATATCCTCTTTACTGAACACCTGCTTTGGATGTTTTAGGAGAAGTTCCAGGATCGCGAATTCCTGCCGGGTGATCTTAGGGATCTCTTTTTCTTCCGCCCACACCTGGAAGGTGGTCCTGTCTAACTTCAAGCCCTGGCTGGAGAGCACCTGCTTTTCCTCCTGGTTCTGTGCATGGCGGAGCTGTACCTGTATCCTGGCCATTACTTCTTTGATCTCAAAAGGTTTCGTAATATAGTCGTCTGCCCCGGCTTTCAGAAGGTCCACTTTCTCATCCAAGCTGTCTTTGGCGGTCAGTACGATCACCGGAAGTCCGCCTTTTTCTCTGATCTTTTCAAGGACCTGCTCTCCTGCCATTCCCGGCAGCATTAGATCCAGCAGTACCAAAGCGTAATCTTTCATATTTAAGAGCATATCTCCTTCTGTGCCGGAAAATGCCTGTTCACAGAGATATCCTTCTTTTTCCAGCGCTTCTTTCAGCAGATTGTTAATATGAGGATCATCTTCTACGATCAAAATCTTCTGCACGGTTCTTCCTCCTTCATTCTTTATCGGTCAGTCTTCTAAAAATAAGTTCCTTAGATCCGCCCTTCATTCTTTTCTTCCAGCACGCGGATTCCTTCAAGGAACATCCAGCAGATAGGGGTTGGGATCCCCAAATCCTGTCCCATTTTCACCATACTTCCCGCAAACATTTCCACTTCTGTTTTCTTTCCTGCCTCCAGATCCTGCAAAGTAGACGGTTTGTTCTTATAAGGAATCTCAAGCAATGTCTCCGACTGCCCCTTCATCACTTCCTCTGAAATATAAATGCCTTTCATTTCAGCGACAGCCTGCACTTCCTTCATGGCCGCCCAGCGGATCTTGTTGGCCGCCTTGCTCACGCCATAAGCGCCAAAGGGAACTCCCAGAAGGGCGCATGTCAGGTTCTCTCCTACGTTGCACATAAATTTAAACCATAATCCCCACAGCATGTCTTTATCAATCTCATACGGGATATCACAGTACTCAAACAGCTTTTTTACTGCCACTGTCCGTTCTGTCAGTTCCTCATTCCGGGCCTCCCCAAAATGCACTTTTCCCCAGTAGGGGTCAAAGTCGGCCCGACCGTCTTTCATTACAATAGATACTCTCATATAGGAGTACAGCACATGGTCCCATCCATAAACGGCCGCGACTCTCTCTTCACTTTCCACGCCATTCATCACGCATAAAATCTGCGTCCTATCTCCCACAAACCTGCGGATGTCTTTGATCGCCTGATCAAGCCCCATGTCTTTGACCGCCATGATGATCAAGTCTTTCGGTTCCCCATCTTTTGGCTCGCAAACCGGAAAGTGATAGTTTACGCCATTGACCATCACACCCCGGCTTTCCAGACGTTTTTTCCTGTCTCCTTCCGCGATCACGCAGAAGCGCTCTCTTCCTAAATGTTCTTCCATTCTTGGCGCAAAGAAAACTCCCATAGCTCCCAGGCCGATCAGCGCCGCGCTTTTGATCTCCATTTTCTTCTCCTCCTTATAGAAGCCCCATGCTGCTGTCACCGCATGAGGCCTCCTTTGTGATAAATTTAATATTGATATACTTGTTCAAAAATCAGGATTTTGAAAGCAGTTCCTTTAGTCTGGCAATCTCTTTGTCCTTCTCGTCCAATTGCTTTTTCTGCTCGCTTAACACACTGTCCTTCTCGTCCAGTTGCTTTTTCTGCTCGCTTAATACGCTGTCCTTCTCGTCCAACTTCTTTTTCTGCTCGCTTAACACACTGTCTTTCTCATCCAGCTTTCTTTTCTGCTCCTTTAACACACTGTCCTTCTCGTCCAGCTTCTTTTTCTGCTCATCAATTTCTTCCTGCATTTCGTCAATCATGTACTGTACCGTGTTTCGATCCAATTCCTGCAACTCTTTGGAAAACATTTCCATCACCTTCTCTACATTTCGACACAGCTCATAGATTTCTCCGTAAAGATTTCTGAACTCTGGATATCCTTCCAACAATTCCGCAATCCTGGACGGTTCATCTGTACTAAAGAATACAAGCCAAGCATCCAGCTTGCTTCTGACACCTTTATTGTGCACAATCTCCTGAAAGATGTCAAGCGCTATCAAGGCATATTCCTGCTGCAGATCCAAGCAGAGACCGGTATCTGACTTCTGGGAAAAGTGATGGATATAATTTTCTTGAAAATTTAAACTGGGTATCCCTTCCGATATGGAACTTTCACATAAGATCAAGACGCCTTATGCCTTTTAAGAAATACGGCGGCAAGAACACCGCCGATATTAGTAAAGAAACAATAACACATGTCATAAAGAAAAGCAATCTCAATCTCCCCAACTTCTAAATTCTTTCTAAAACAATCTCCCCTTCCGTTGACTGTGCCCGCCTGCCTCTTTATAATGAAACTGTTTTCTGATAGAGCGTAAAAGCGCGTACATAGAAGGGAAGAGACTGCATGCTTCAGATCAAAAACATCTGCAAAGAATATCGGACCGGCACCCTGATCCAAAAGGCGCTGGATAACGTCAGCCTGAATTTAAGAGACAATGAATTCGTAGCGATCTTAGGCCCCAGCGGATCAGGCAAGACCACTCTTTTGAACATCATTGGGGGACTGGACCGCTATGACAGCGGAGACCTGATCATTAACGGCATTTCTACTAAAAAATACAAAGACAGAGACTGGGATTCTTACCGGAATCATACCATCGGATTTGTCTTTCAAAGCTATAACCTTATTCCCCATCAGACAATCCTGGCCAATGTAGAGCTGGCGCTTACCATCTCCGGCATCGAAAAATCAGAGCGTCTTCAAAGAGCAAGAGAAGCCTTGGAACAAGTGGGCCTTGGGGATCAGGTGCACAAACGGCCAAGTCAGCTTTCCGGAGGCCAGATGCAGCGAGTTGCCATTGCCCGTGCCTTAGTCAACGACCCGGACATCCTGCTGGCCGATGAACCCACCGGCGCCCTGGACAGTGAGACCAGTGTTCAGGTCATGGATCTCCTTCGTCAGGTGGCCAAAGACCGTCTGGTGGTCATGGTCACCCATAACCCGGAACTGGCGGAACTCTATGCCACCCGGATCGTTAACTTAAGAGACGGGAAGATCCGCTCAGACAGCAACGCCTTTGAAATCGATGAAACTTCATTAGAAGAACCAGAACATCGGAATATGGGGAAATCTTCCATGTCTTTTCTGACTGCCCTCTCCTTAAGCTTTAACAATCTTCGGACCAAAAAAGCCCGGACACTCCTGACCTCGTTTGCGGGTTCCATTGGCATCATAGGCATTGCGCTGATCTTGTCTTTATCCAACGGCGTCAATGCCTATATCAAATCCATTGAGACCGATACTTTGGCGGAGTATCCTCTTCAGATCCAGAGTACCGGCCTGGATCTTTCTTCCATGATGGGCGGCGCCGCCGGGAGCGGTTCCGAGCCGGAAGAAAATACCGGAGATGTAGCTGTCATCCAAATGGTGACAAATATGTTTTCTACCATGGACTCCAATGACCTAAAATCTCTGAAGGCATATCTGGACAGCGAGGAAAGCGGGATCGAAAAATATACCAACGCTATAGAGTATTCTTACAGCGCGGTTCCCCAGATCTATCGCTTGGAAGATCAGGACGTCCGGCAGGTTCACCCGGATAAGTCCTTCGATGAGCTGGGACTTGGCTCCGCCTCCGCCTCTAATTCTATGATGGCCTCTATGATGAGTACAGATATTTTCTATGAGATGCCGGAAAATACCAAGCTGTATGAAGGGCAGTATGATGTAAAGGCCGGACGGTGGCCGCAAAACTATAATGAATGTGTCGTAGTCCTGACCTCAAATGGGGGCATCAGCGATTTTATGCTGTACACTATGGGACTGCGGGATTCTGCGGAACTGGATGATATGATCCAGCAGTTTATCGATGAAGAAAATGTAGATACCCCAGAAGATATGGGCAGTTACACCTATGACGATCTGCTTGGGGTCTCCTTTAAACTGGTAAATAGTTCTGATTATTACCAGTACGACAGCCAGTACCAAGTATGGACAGATAAAACAGATGATAAAGAATATATGCAAAACCTGGCAGAGCAGGGTGAAGATATAAAAGTTGTCGGTGTCGTCCAGCCTTCCGAAGACGGCAATGGTTTTGTCCTTGCCGCCGGCATCGGATATACACCGGCGCTGACCAAACATGTTGCCCAGCAGGCTGAAAAAAGCGAAATTGTACAGCAGCAGCTTGACAATCCAGATATAAATGTATTTACCGGAGAAGCATTTGGAGAAGAAAATTCAGAGAATGGTTTTGACATGGAATCCCTCTTTACCATTGATGAAGAAAAGCTGCAGGAAGCTTTTGGCTTTGATGAAAGCGCGTTTTCAAATATTTCCGATTCCTTTGATTTCTCCAATGTATTCGGCAGCGCGGGAGAATCTATGGATCTGTCCGGCCTGATCGACCTAAACGACATCCAGATTGATCTTCCGGATATGGGCGCCGTAGATCTGGGAGAAATGATGGGCGACCTTACGATCCCTATTTCCCAGGAAGGGTACGCGAAAATGATGGAAAGCCTGACGGAGGGTTACGGACAGTACGTGAAGGACCATCCAGAGGCAGATTATTCCGGGCTGCAGGAAGATTTCCGGGAATATCTTCAAACAGACGGCGCAAAGGGGATCATGGAAGCCGCGGTGGAGTCGATCATAAGCGAAAACATCCAGACAGTGACGGACGATCAAAAGAAAACGCTTCTTACCCGTCTGCAGGAAGGAATTGAAAAATCTGTCAGCGATATTCCAAATGGGGATATAGATACGGACGCAGTCAATACTGCCATAGAAACCTACATGGGCACAGACGGCTTGGCTGCCGTCAATGACTGGATGGATGCAGTTGCCGCGGATATTGATGCAGCCGTCACTGACGGCCAAATGAACGAATTGGCCCAAAACCTTTCACAGGGTTATCTGGAGTATGCCCAGAATGGAAACGGAATAGATCCCTCTCAAATAGCCTTGCATTTTCTCCGGTATCTTCAGACTGAAGATGGCCAGCGACGACTGGCCGAAGGTCTTGCCGCCGCTGTTGACACAGACGCTTTGGAGGAGCAGCTTATGAGCTCCGTGGAAAGTTTTATGGGCGGCGCCATGTCTTCCTACGGCAGCGCTGTCAGTTCCGCTCTGGAGACCCAGATCTCTTCCGCCATGCGGCAGATGATGAGTCAGATCGCCTCAGGAATGGGAGAGGCAATGGGCGCTGCCATGTCTGATATCGGGAACAGTCTGCAGAATGCCATGAGTATTGATGCGGATTCCTTTGCGGAAGCCTTCCAGATGAATATGACTGGAGATGACCTGGCGGAACTGATGATGTCTATGAATTCAAGCCAGAGCGCCACTTATGATAATAACCTGGCCTCTCTCGGATATGTGGATTTCGACGAACCTTCGGCCATTGATATCTATCCGATCGACTTTGAGAGCAAAGAACAGGTTGTAAAAATCCTGGACGATTATAACAGTCGGATGGAGGAAGAAGGGAAGGATGAACAGGTGATCACCTATACAGACCTGGTAGGCTCCATGATGTCTTCAGTAACAGATATCATTGATACGATCAGCTATGTATTGATCGCGTTTGTCGCCATCTCCCTGATCGTTTCCTCTATTATGATCGGTGTCATCACATATATCAGCGTACTGGAGCGCAAGAAAGAAATCGGAATCCTGCGGGCTATCGGCGCCTCCAAACAGAATATCTCCCAGGTATTTAACGCGGAGACCTTTATCATCGGGCTATGCGCCGGGCTCATAGGCATCGCCTCAACCTTGCTTCTTCTGATTCCCGCTAACGCCATCATCCATCATGTGGCCGGGACAAATGATGTAAACGCTTACCTTCCGCTTCTGCCGGCGGTCATACTGATCCTGCTCAGCGTAGTCCTTACCCTGATCGGCGGCCTGATCCCCTCTAAGAAAGCCGCCAAGAGCGATCCGGTCACCGCTTTGCGGACAGAATAGGTATCCGCGGCGCTTGTCCTTATAGAACTAAATTCGGAAAATGCATCCATACCAGTTTTCGTATGGATGCATTTTCTTCAGACCAAATACTGAAGCCGCTATGTGTGGGGGAAAAATAGCGCTACATAAAACTGTTCTCCTTTCTGCCCATACTGACAGCTTCCTCCCATCCGTTCCATCATTTTCCGCACATTCTGGAGGCCTACTTTCGTACTCTCCGTATTTTCTCCAGTCCCCTTGACTGTATTTTCAAAAAACAGACACATCTCCTCTTCTCCGCAGGAACACAGGATCTGCACAGGACGGTCTTTGCGCGCGTACTTAAGGATATTCGAAGTAATATTATCCATGATGCGGGAAAGATACATTTCATCCACCTGGATTTTCTTTGGTTCCCATTTCATATCCGGTTCTGTGTGAAATCCTTTTTGTTCCAAATAACTGCAAGTTTCTGAGAGCAGGTCGTAGAAAAATGTCTTATAAACTTCCGGCTCTTCCATCTGGATCCTGCTGTCTTCTGATACCAGAGCATACTCAAAAAGATGGTCCGACAACTGTTTAAGACGCCGGGCTTTCTGGGCGATCTTCTCAAGATACTCCTCTACCTTCCTTTTTTCCACTCCTTTCTGGCCGACCTCTTTTTGCAGGATTTCCGTATACAGCAGGATTGAGGTAAGGGGGGTCCTCAGGTCATGGGACATCTCTGTTACGATCTCCTTATTCTCCTTCACAAGCTGTGCTTCCTGCCGGATCTGATCTCTAAGGGAACGGCGCATTCCATCCAGTCCCTGGGCAAGCGCCGCCAGTTCATCCCTTCCCCGCACGGTGATCTCATAATCTAAATTCCCGCCTTCCAGAATTTCAATCTCCTTGCCAAGTCTCCGAATATCCTCCGTTTTTCGCCGGATTCCCAGGAAGAGCAGAATGAGAAAAAGTGTGAACGAAGACAGCAGTTCTAAAACCGTAGCGAAATTATAGAGCTGGGACTGATAAGCCCCATAAAGCACTACTTCACCATTTCCGTCCGGGAACTGTATCTGATAATAATTCTCCCACTCGCTGTATTTCTGTTCCCGTTCCTCTTCTGTCAGGTTTTCCAGATTCCTTTTATAATAAGAGTCATAGATCAGCCATTGATTCTGATAGATCTTCATCGAGAGAATCTTTTGCTCTTTGACCCATTCTGTGATCGCCTTGCTGTCCTGGATGCTGATCGCATTTCTTTCCACATATTCCTGCAGGGATGTAATATATTCTTTTTCCTTACGCTCTACATAATGACTCTCATGATACCAGCGTACTACCACATATTCTCCCACATAGGTAAGACAAAAGAATGTCAGGATCGCCGCCGCCAGCGCTCCTGTTACCAGCCGGAGGAGAGAAACATAAAGAGAGTCTCTTTTATTTACCTGCCGCATCGAATCGATACCCCTTTCCCCACACCGTATGGATTCGTTTTGGATTCTGGGGATCCTTCTCGATCTTTACCCTGAGTTTGCGTATATGTACCGTAACTGTAGCGTTACAATTATAGAAGTACGGTTCCTCCCACACGCTTTCATACAGATTCTGCGCGGAAAAGATCTTCGTCGGATGCTCCATCAAAAGCCGAAGGATCCGGTATTCGATTTCCGATAGTTCCTGCCGCTCTCCGTCCGCAAAAACTTCGTTATACAACTTGTGGAGCCGGATGCCTCCTGCTTCCAGATATTCCTCTTCCTTTTTGGTCTCTTCCTGTTCTCTTCCGCCGCTGTATACTTTATAACGGCGCAGCAGCGCTTTGATTCTTCCCAAAAGTTCCGCGTATGAAAAAGGCTTTCCCAGATAATCGTCGCCGCCAGCCATCAGGCCGATCAGTTTGTCAGACTCCTGCGCCTTGGCTGTCAGAAACAAAACCGGTACGTAAGAGCGCTTACGGATCTCCCGGCATCATCACATCCAGGATCACCAAGTCCGTCTGTTCATCCAACGCCTCCAGCCCTTCCCTTCCATTTGACGCCTCCCGGACCTGGTAATCTTCGCTTTCCAGCAGAATGCGGACACCTTCCCGGATATCTGAGTCATCTTCTATGATCAAAATCTGTTCCTGTCTCATCCTTTGCTTCATCCTTTCTTCACATCACCGCGAATCTTCAGCAGTTGAGATCCCGCTTCTTTCGCAAAGCGTTCCGACGCCCAATGCCAGTCCTCGAATCCGGCCTCTTGCCGCCTGTCCGGGAAGTCATAAGCATTGCTCAGATAGTCTCCCAGATACCTTGTCACTTTATCTGCTCCTGAAAGATTCAGATGGTCTCCCTTATCTGAAGTATCTGTCTCCCAGTTGATCCCCAGTTCTTCTAACTTCATATTAAGGTCCAGATACTTCAGCCCTTTCTCCTTTGCGAAATCCACCAGACCATTGTGCTTTCTTGTATTATAATTCACTGGTGAAGGCCCGCTGTACAATACCAGCTTGGCTCCATTTTCCTGACATAACCGGATGATCTTATCCATATAGAAGAGATTCAGCTTTTCTATTTCTTTTTTCTCCTTTGTCTCCTCCATATAGGCACCTTCCCGGTATGCCTTCACTCCTGTCCGGATCTGGAATCCTTTATACATTTCCTGCGGATAACGCTCTCCGGTAAGAAGCGGTTTCCATACATCGTGGAACCGGAAAATGGGGAAATAGTAACTCCGCATTTCGCTCAACAGGGTTTGAAATCCCCCCATCTTTCCTTCATATCTATACATCACATTCGTCTCCAGGAGCACTACCTTAGGAGATTGGTTCTTGAATGCTGTTTTCATCATATAGTAGCTTTCCTGGATCTTCTGTCCCGGTTCCCCGCAGACATAGGAGGTAATCCCATGATCCTTCCAGATCTGCATGGGAGACACCGTTGTATAGCTTTCGCTGTCCCCCACCACCAATACATCTATGGTATGCTTCGGTTCTCCCTGAATCCCCGCAATACTTTTATTTCCTTCCAGGAGCAGATCCGCGTCCTGCTTTACGATCCTTACCACACATTGCGAAAGCAGCAGCAGGATACACATCAGGATTCCCAGAAACGCCCCTGCTTTTTCCACTGTTTTTATTCTTGTTTTCCAATTTTTCTTAAAATCCCGCATAAATCAAATCCACCTGTTGATATCCTGTTCCATAAGCTCCAAAAATGACCAGCGTCAATATAAGGACATAACAAATGCCCCACCGGACCGGAAGTTTCATCTTATCAATCGAAATTCCTCTGGCCATTCCCCGTTCCTGCACCATTCCATAGATTCCCACGATCAGACATCCCGCCGCGGCCGCGTAAAAATCCCCGGGCCTCAATCCCAGATTCAAAAATGTACCGTCCCTTAAGGGCTCAAGCGAGAAGTCCCGGAAGATACCCAAGAACATCTCCAAGCCAGCTCGGAATCCATTCGCGCGGAAGAAGAGTTCTCCTATGAAAATGATCCCCCAGGTCTTCAAAATCCTTATCCACCTCCAGTACCAGGAATCTTCCCGTATATGAGAGATTCTAAGAAACCAGTCCCGGATTGGCTCCACCGCGATCCCCGCCATCAAAACGGCAAAATAATACATTCCAAAGAAAATGTAACTCCATCTGGGGCCATGCCATAATCCATTGCACAGCCAGACTGGGAAAAGAGCCATTGCTGAAATTCCTAGTTTTGTTATATATTTCCCACAGTGTTTTCTTCCAAACTGATTCCACCGTTTGACCGGGGATGACATAGACACGGGGTAAAACACATAGGTTTTCAG is part of the Lachnospiraceae bacterium KGMB03038 genome and encodes:
- a CDS encoding ABC transporter ATP-binding protein, which encodes MSDVLLRTRGLTKKYGHQRAVDQVSLHIKRGAVYGFIGRNGAGKTTFLKMISGLASPTAGEIEMFGKKGKDLRELRSRIGCLIEAPGLYGNMSAASNLRIKCKLFGVYKKGYVEELLRIVGLEDCGRKPVKRFSLGMKQRLGIALALVGEPDLLVLDEPINGLDPQGIAEVRDTILKLNEERNMTIIISSHILEELSKIATDYGIIHQGSLLQELTREELMKRCSERIEITLDQPKQAVPVLDALGFKDYQIADKEHIQIFERLDESARINMELAKAGILVKGIGINSEELETYFLNLTGGEGNA
- a CDS encoding response regulator transcription factor encodes the protein MQKILIVEDDPHINNLLKEALEKEGYLCEQAFSGTEGDMLLNMKDYALVLLDLMLPGMAGEQVLEKIREKGGLPVIVLTAKDSLDEKVDLLKAGADDYITKPFEIKEVMARIQVQLRHAQNQEEKQVLSSQGLKLDRTTFQVWAEEKEIPKITRQEFAILELLLKHPKQVFSKEDIFEYAWQEPYMGETKTLDVHISNIRKKLKEVSKKEYIDTVWGIGYRLHS
- a CDS encoding ketopantoate reductase family protein, with amino-acid sequence MEIKSAALIGLGAMGVFFAPRMEEHLGRERFCVIAEGDRKKRLESRGVMVNGVNYHFPVCEPKDGEPKDLIIMAVKDMGLDQAIKDIRRFVGDRTQILCVMNGVESEERVAAVYGWDHVLYSYMRVSIVMKDGRADFDPYWGKVHFGEARNEELTERTVAVKKLFEYCDIPYEIDKDMLWGLWFKFMCNVGENLTCALLGVPFGAYGVSKAANKIRWAAMKEVQAVAEMKGIYISEEVMKGQSETLLEIPYKNKPSTLQDLEAGKKTEVEMFAGSMVKMGQDLGIPTPICWMFLEGIRVLEEKNEGRI
- a CDS encoding ABC transporter ATP-binding protein/permease; the encoded protein is MLQIKNICKEYRTGTLIQKALDNVSLNLRDNEFVAILGPSGSGKTTLLNIIGGLDRYDSGDLIINGISTKKYKDRDWDSYRNHTIGFVFQSYNLIPHQTILANVELALTISGIEKSERLQRAREALEQVGLGDQVHKRPSQLSGGQMQRVAIARALVNDPDILLADEPTGALDSETSVQVMDLLRQVAKDRLVVMVTHNPELAELYATRIVNLRDGKIRSDSNAFEIDETSLEEPEHRNMGKSSMSFLTALSLSFNNLRTKKARTLLTSFAGSIGIIGIALILSLSNGVNAYIKSIETDTLAEYPLQIQSTGLDLSSMMGGAAGSGSEPEENTGDVAVIQMVTNMFSTMDSNDLKSLKAYLDSEESGIEKYTNAIEYSYSAVPQIYRLEDQDVRQVHPDKSFDELGLGSASASNSMMASMMSTDIFYEMPENTKLYEGQYDVKAGRWPQNYNECVVVLTSNGGISDFMLYTMGLRDSAELDDMIQQFIDEENVDTPEDMGSYTYDDLLGVSFKLVNSSDYYQYDSQYQVWTDKTDDKEYMQNLAEQGEDIKVVGVVQPSEDGNGFVLAAGIGYTPALTKHVAQQAEKSEIVQQQLDNPDINVFTGEAFGEENSENGFDMESLFTIDEEKLQEAFGFDESAFSNISDSFDFSNVFGSAGESMDLSGLIDLNDIQIDLPDMGAVDLGEMMGDLTIPISQEGYAKMMESLTEGYGQYVKDHPEADYSGLQEDFREYLQTDGAKGIMEAAVESIISENIQTVTDDQKKTLLTRLQEGIEKSVSDIPNGDIDTDAVNTAIETYMGTDGLAAVNDWMDAVAADIDAAVTDGQMNELAQNLSQGYLEYAQNGNGIDPSQIALHFLRYLQTEDGQRRLAEGLAAAVDTDALEEQLMSSVESFMGGAMSSYGSAVSSALETQISSAMRQMMSQIASGMGEAMGAAMSDIGNSLQNAMSIDADSFAEAFQMNMTGDDLAELMMSMNSSQSATYDNNLASLGYVDFDEPSAIDIYPIDFESKEQVVKILDDYNSRMEEEGKDEQVITYTDLVGSMMSSVTDIIDTISYVLIAFVAISLIVSSIMIGVITYISVLERKKEIGILRAIGASKQNISQVFNAETFIIGLCAGLIGIASTLLLLIPANAIIHHVAGTNDVNAYLPLLPAVILILLSVVLTLIGGLIPSKKAAKSDPVTALRTE
- a CDS encoding HAMP domain-containing histidine kinase, with protein sequence MRQVNKRDSLYVSLLRLVTGALAAAILTFFCLTYVGEYVVVRWYHESHYVERKEKEYITSLQEYVERNAISIQDSKAITEWVKEQKILSMKIYQNQWLIYDSYYKRNLENLTEEEREQKYSEWENYYQIQFPDGNGEVVLYGAYQSQLYNFATVLELLSSFTLFLILLFLGIRRKTEDIRRLGKEIEILEGGNLDYEITVRGRDELAALAQGLDGMRRSLRDQIRQEAQLVKENKEIVTEMSHDLRTPLTSILLYTEILQKEVGQKGVEKRKVEEYLEKIAQKARRLKQLSDHLFEYALVSEDSRIQMEEPEVYKTFFYDLLSETCSYLEQKGFHTEPDMKWEPKKIQVDEMYLSRIMDNITSNILKYARKDRPVQILCSCGEEEMCLFFENTVKGTGENTESTKVGLQNVRKMMERMGGSCQYGQKGEQFYVALFFPHT
- a CDS encoding SGNH/GDSL hydrolase family protein, whose translation is MRDFKKNWKTRIKTVEKAGAFLGILMCILLLLSQCVVRIVKQDADLLLEGNKSIAGIQGEPKHTIDVLVVGDSESYTTVSPMQIWKDHGITSYVCGEPGQKIQESYYMMKTAFKNQSPKVVLLETNVMYRYEGKMGGFQTLLSEMRSYYFPIFRFHDVWKPLLTGERYPQEMYKGFQIRTGVKAYREGAYMEETKEKKEIEKLNLFYMDKIIRLCQENGAKLVLYSGPSPVNYNTRKHNGLVDFAKEKGLKYLDLNMKLEELGINWETDTSDKGDHLNLSGADKVTRYLGDYLSNAYDFPDRRQEAGFEDWHWASERFAKEAGSQLLKIRGDVKKG